AGATTGAGGTCAAGCATCGCACGCCATTGTAGCATAGATGCCGTGGCGTTCCTATCGGGATCGTCCCTTGACAAGGCGGCGCACCACCAGCCATAGTCTAGACAGCAGGTTTCTGCGAAGAGGCGCTGCGCATGACCATGATGACCCATCAGCCCCGCATCCTCGTGGTGGAGGATGACCCAGATGTGGCTTCAATGCTCGCGATCCGGCTGGTCGCGGCGCGCTACGAGGCCCAAATTGTCCGCACCGGCGCGGTCGCGCTGGGCCGGCTCATGACCGAACGGCCGGATCTCGTGCTCCTGGACATTCAGCTGCCAGATATCAGCGGCTACACGGTCTGCGAAGAGCTGCGCCATCGGTATGAGCGGGGCACGCTGCCCGTCGTCATGTTCACCGTCTTGGATCGGCCGAGCGAGCAGCAGCGCGGGCTGGCGGCCGGGGCGGATGCGTACTTAAGCAAGCACGATAATATCGCCACCCTCCTGAAGACCATCGCCTTCCTCTTGTCCTCGCGGCCCGCCCCTGCCTGATTGGAGCTTGGCATTTAGCGGTTTTTTGCTAGACTCATCCTGATGGATTCCCCATCGGCTCGTCGCATCGCGTGGTGGCTGCCGCCCATCCTCCTCTCGCTGGCCACCGCCTGGGCCTATCACAACAGCCTGCACGGGCCTTTTATTCTCGACGACACGCGGTGGATCATCGACAACCCCCAGGTGCGCAGCCTCTGGCGCATCGCGGATCCTCACGTGGCGGCGCCACTCGCCAAAAGCGTCGCCGGCCGGCCGCTGCTGACCCTTTCGCTGGCGCTCAATTACGCCCTCGGCGGCACGAGCGTCGTGGGATATCACTTCGTCAATGTCCTCGCCCATCTCGCGGCTGGGCTGCTGCTGTTTGGGATCATCCGACGCACGCTCCGCAGCGCTGCGATCGCCCTGGCAGCCGCACTCCTATGGCTGCTCCATCCGCTGCAGACGAGCAGTGTCACCTACGTCATCCAGCGGGCCGAAGTCCTCATGGGTCTGTGTTACTTGGCGACGCTGTATGGCGTGATCCGAAGCGCGGCCTCGCCGCGCCCCAAGCGATGGTATGCCGTGTCCATCGCGGCCTGCGCGGCCGGCATGGCCGTGAAGGCCGTGATGGTGACCGCGCCGCTGATGATCTTGCTCTACGATGGTGTTTTTCTGTCAGGCTCGGTGCGCGAGGCCTGGCGTCGACGACGACCGGTGTATCTGGGTTTGGGCGCGACCTGGATCTGGCTTGCCGCGCTCGTTATTACCGCGCAACACGGGGTGACGACTCCGACGGTGGCTTCGGCCCAGCAAGCGAGCCCGTTCGCCTACGGCGCCACACAGCTTGGCGTCATCCTGCATTATCTTCGGCTGGCCATCTGGCCCGCCGGCCTCTGTATCGATTACGACTGGCCGATGGCCGCGACGGCTGCCGACATCATCCCGCCGCTGGCGATGGTCGCAGTCCTTCTGGCGGCGACCGTGTGGGCGCTCATGTATCATCCTCGGATGGGGTATCTCGGGGCCTGGTGGTTTGTGATCCTCGCCCCCACATCCAGTATCATTCCGCTGGCGGATCTGGTCTTTGAGCATCGCCTGTATCTGCCGCTAGCCGCGGTCGTGCTGCTCATCGTGCTCGGGGCGGATGCCATTATGCGTCGCATGATTCCTGTTGTTGGCGCGCGCCGAGCGCTGGCCGTGCTGCTGGTGGGAAGTGCTGCCCTCGGGTTGGGGATCGCGACCCTCCATCGCAATGCGGTCTATCAGACCGAAGAGTCCATCTGGCGCGACGCCGTCGCCAAACAGCCCCGCAACGGCCGCGCGCACAATAACGTAGGCATTGCCCTCGGGAAGCAGGGCCGCTACGATGAGGCGGCGGAGCATTTTCTGATCGCCCTCTCGCGCGACCCCGCTAATACGCAGCTCTACAACAACCTGGGCATTGTGCGGTCGCGCCAAGGCCGGAGTGATGAAGCGATCCGTTGGT
The Candidatus Omnitrophota bacterium genome window above contains:
- a CDS encoding tetratricopeptide repeat protein, which translates into the protein MDSPSARRIAWWLPPILLSLATAWAYHNSLHGPFILDDTRWIIDNPQVRSLWRIADPHVAAPLAKSVAGRPLLTLSLALNYALGGTSVVGYHFVNVLAHLAAGLLLFGIIRRTLRSAAIALAAALLWLLHPLQTSSVTYVIQRAEVLMGLCYLATLYGVIRSAASPRPKRWYAVSIAACAAGMAVKAVMVTAPLMILLYDGVFLSGSVREAWRRRRPVYLGLGATWIWLAALVITAQHGVTTPTVASAQQASPFAYGATQLGVILHYLRLAIWPAGLCIDYDWPMAATAADIIPPLAMVAVLLAATVWALMYHPRMGYLGAWWFVILAPTSSIIPLADLVFEHRLYLPLAAVVLLIVLGADAIMRRMIPVVGARRALAVLLVGSAALGLGIATLHRNAVYQTEESIWRDAVAKQPRNGRAHNNVGIALGKQGRYDEAAEHFLIALSRDPANTQLYNNLGIVRSRQGRSDEAIRWYQKALQQDPDDPSVRNNLAVLLAKQGRFDDALAQYRAALRVNPDDVEARKNYDELTRWLAAQRPSGPTTP
- a CDS encoding response regulator, with amino-acid sequence MTMMTHQPRILVVEDDPDVASMLAIRLVAARYEAQIVRTGAVALGRLMTERPDLVLLDIQLPDISGYTVCEELRHRYERGTLPVVMFTVLDRPSEQQRGLAAGADAYLSKHDNIATLLKTIAFLLSSRPAPA